In Phaeobacter piscinae, one genomic interval encodes:
- the glmM gene encoding phosphoglucosamine mutase, with the protein MRKFFGTDGVRGTANIHPMTADMALRIGAAVGRYFRRDASGVHRVVIGKDTRLSGYMFESALTAGLTSTGMNVLLLGPVPTPAVGLMTRSMRADLGVMISASHNPAADNGIKFFGPDGFKLSDTVEMELEALIEAGVEPAQAQNIGRAKRIDDARFRYGERVKSSLPRDIRLDGLKVVIDCANGAAHRAAPEILWELGAEVIPVGVSPDGTNINRDCGSTHPGTAAETVVAHGAHVGICLDGDADRVILIDETGKVADGDQLMALLATRWAEDGVLAGNALVSTVMSNLGLERHLAARGIDLQRTAVGDRYVVERMREGGFNLGGEQSGHIVMTDYATTGDGLMAGLHFLAEMVRADKPASQLAQQFTPVPQLLKNVRFAAGQTPLESDQVQAAIKVAEETLAGQGRLLIRKSGTEPLVRVMAECEDAETLTATVDSVVAAVEAAVAT; encoded by the coding sequence ATGCGCAAATTCTTTGGCACTGATGGCGTGCGCGGCACTGCCAATATCCACCCGATGACTGCAGATATGGCGCTGCGCATCGGCGCTGCCGTGGGCCGGTATTTCCGGCGCGATGCCTCCGGTGTGCACCGGGTCGTGATTGGCAAGGATACCCGCCTGTCCGGTTATATGTTCGAAAGCGCGTTGACGGCAGGGCTGACCTCGACCGGGATGAATGTGCTGTTGCTTGGCCCGGTGCCGACCCCGGCCGTTGGCCTGATGACACGGTCGATGCGGGCTGATCTGGGCGTGATGATTTCTGCCAGCCACAATCCGGCGGCGGACAATGGCATCAAGTTTTTCGGCCCCGATGGGTTCAAACTGTCCGACACCGTCGAGATGGAGCTGGAAGCCCTGATTGAAGCGGGTGTTGAGCCTGCGCAGGCACAGAACATCGGGCGCGCCAAACGGATTGATGATGCGCGGTTTCGGTATGGTGAGAGGGTCAAGAGCTCCCTGCCGCGTGATATCCGTCTTGATGGGCTGAAGGTCGTGATTGATTGCGCCAATGGGGCGGCGCACCGGGCCGCGCCAGAGATCCTGTGGGAGCTAGGCGCGGAGGTGATCCCGGTGGGGGTTTCACCGGATGGCACCAATATCAACCGCGATTGCGGATCGACCCATCCGGGCACGGCGGCGGAGACCGTAGTGGCCCATGGTGCCCATGTTGGCATCTGTCTGGATGGTGATGCGGACCGGGTGATCCTGATCGATGAGACCGGCAAGGTGGCCGACGGCGATCAGTTGATGGCGCTGTTGGCAACACGCTGGGCTGAGGACGGTGTGCTGGCGGGGAATGCGCTGGTGTCGACCGTCATGTCGAACCTTGGGCTGGAGCGACATCTTGCGGCGCGGGGCATCGACCTTCAGCGCACGGCAGTCGGCGACCGCTATGTGGTGGAGCGGATGCGTGAGGGCGGGTTCAACCTTGGCGGTGAGCAATCCGGCCATATCGTGATGACGGATTATGCCACCACCGGTGACGGGTTGATGGCCGGGCTGCATTTCCTGGCGGAGATGGTGCGCGCTGATAAACCGGCCTCTCAGCTTGCGCAGCAATTTACACCGGTGCCGCAGCTGTTGAAAAACGTCCGCTTTGCTGCCGGCCAGACGCCACTGGAGAGCGATCAGGTCCAGGCGGCGATCAAGGTTGCAGAGGAAACACTGGCCGGACAGGGGCGTCTGTTGATCCGTAAATCAGGCACTGAACCGCTGGTTAGGGTCATGGCTGAGTGCGAAGATGCCGAGACGCTGACGGCAACGGTGGATAGTGTGGTTGCTGCGGTTGAGGCAGCGGTCGCGACCTAA
- a CDS encoding DMT family transporter: MPNIAPRYWLMIAVLGFVWGGTFLLIKLALEGTTPFWLAASRICFAALLLTAIWGVRGFKLFKSEANWPSLTLIGILSTALPFMLISWGQQHVSSGFTGVSMAAIPLMVLPLAHVFIPGEQMTLRRVIGFAIGFAGVAVLLGSTAFESSGAALEGYGRAACLTAAACYSVSSILTRRLPPVDPLGLAAILLLIGSALIIPVAWLAEGPPVIPDTRTLFIAAVLGLIPTAAANLLRVIVVREAGPTFMTLTNYQVPVWAVVLGAVFLGEELPPAMLIALLLILSGLCISQFGALTRLFGRTGK; the protein is encoded by the coding sequence ATGCCCAACATCGCACCGCGCTATTGGCTGATGATCGCCGTCCTCGGCTTTGTCTGGGGCGGGACATTCCTGCTGATCAAGCTTGCGCTGGAAGGCACAACCCCATTTTGGCTGGCCGCCAGCCGTATCTGTTTTGCCGCCCTGTTGCTGACCGCGATCTGGGGTGTGCGCGGCTTCAAACTGTTCAAATCCGAAGCAAACTGGCCCTCGCTGACCCTCATCGGCATCCTCAGCACCGCCTTGCCCTTCATGCTCATCTCATGGGGGCAACAGCATGTCTCCTCTGGCTTCACTGGCGTCAGCATGGCCGCCATTCCGCTGATGGTGCTGCCGCTGGCGCATGTCTTCATCCCGGGTGAGCAAATGACCCTGCGCCGCGTGATCGGGTTTGCCATCGGCTTTGCCGGGGTGGCGGTCCTGCTGGGCAGTACTGCGTTTGAAAGCAGCGGCGCAGCACTTGAAGGCTATGGTCGCGCCGCCTGTCTTACGGCGGCCGCCTGCTACTCGGTCAGCTCCATCCTGACACGTCGGCTGCCGCCGGTGGATCCATTGGGGCTGGCGGCCATCCTGCTGCTCATCGGGTCCGCGCTCATTATCCCCGTCGCCTGGCTGGCTGAGGGGCCGCCGGTGATCCCTGACACCCGCACGCTGTTTATCGCAGCAGTCCTCGGCCTGATCCCAACCGCCGCCGCAAACCTCTTGCGCGTGATCGTGGTCCGCGAGGCGGGACCCACCTTCATGACACTGACGAATTATCAGGTGCCCGTCTGGGCCGTGGTGCTGGGCGCAGTCTTTCTGGGCGAAGAGTTGCCGCCCGCGATGCTGATCGCGCTGCTGCTGATCCTCAGCGGCCTGTGCATCAGCCAGTTTGGCGCCCTGACACGGCTATTCGGGCGCACAGGAAAATAG
- a CDS encoding DMT family transporter, with protein MSDSPGTTNWAKLLFLGVIWGASFMAVSLALRGFPPMTIAALRILIGALCLLAVIRAMGIALPSLRTSDGRIIWACAFGMGFFSNALPFTLLSWGQTYVASGFAGVCMAVVPLFVLPLAHLLVPGEYMTLRRTISFLIGFAGVVVLIGLDAFRSAGTDFESLARLACLGASLCYAIGSIITRLCPQVNMLSLSAAALLCGAAMMTPAALWAEGVPELPAMQPLAAVIYLGLLPTALAQVLLVQVARSAGPAFLSTVNYQVPVWSVIFGAALLGETLPPQLFAALALILGGLLLSRNRRARGLPVKPLR; from the coding sequence ATGAGCGACTCCCCCGGCACTACCAATTGGGCCAAGCTTCTGTTTCTTGGCGTGATCTGGGGCGCCTCCTTCATGGCGGTGTCGCTGGCACTGCGCGGCTTCCCGCCCATGACCATCGCCGCGCTCAGAATCCTGATCGGCGCGCTGTGTCTGCTCGCTGTCATCAGGGCCATGGGCATCGCCCTGCCCTCGCTGCGCACGTCTGATGGCCGGATTATCTGGGCCTGCGCTTTCGGCATGGGGTTCTTCAGCAACGCCCTACCCTTCACCCTGCTCAGCTGGGGGCAAACTTACGTGGCCAGCGGCTTTGCCGGGGTGTGCATGGCTGTGGTGCCATTGTTTGTGCTGCCGCTGGCGCATCTTCTGGTGCCCGGCGAATATATGACCCTGCGTCGTACCATCAGCTTCCTGATCGGCTTTGCCGGCGTGGTGGTGCTGATTGGCCTTGATGCCTTTCGCTCTGCTGGCACAGATTTTGAATCCCTTGCCCGGCTGGCCTGCCTCGGCGCGTCGCTGTGCTACGCCATCGGCTCGATCATCACCCGGCTCTGTCCGCAGGTGAACATGCTGTCCCTCTCCGCTGCGGCTCTCCTGTGCGGTGCTGCAATGATGACCCCCGCCGCGCTCTGGGCCGAAGGTGTGCCAGAGCTGCCCGCCATGCAGCCGCTCGCCGCCGTGATCTACCTCGGCCTGCTGCCCACCGCCCTTGCTCAGGTGCTGCTGGTTCAGGTCGCCCGCAGCGCAGGTCCGGCCTTCCTCTCAACTGTGAACTACCAGGTGCCGGTCTGGTCGGTGATCTTCGGCGCGGCCCTCTTGGGTGAAACCCTACCGCCGCAACTCTTTGCCGCCTTGGCGCTGATCCTCGGAGGTCTTCTTCTCAGCCGCAACCGCCGTGCGCGCGGCCTGCCCGTGAAACCACTTCGATAG
- the ilvC gene encoding ketol-acid reductoisomerase: MRVYYDRDCDVNLIKDKKVAILGYGSQGHAHALNLRDSGAKNLVVALREGSPSAKKAEGEGLQVMGIAEAAAWCDVIMFTMPDELQAETYKKYVHDNIKPGAAIAFAHGLNVHFGLIEPKEGVDVIMMAPKGPGHTVRGEYTKGGGVPCLVAVDTDATGKALEIGLSYCSAIGGGRSGVIETNFREECETDLFGEQAVLCGGLVELIRCGFETLVEAGYAPEMAYFECLHEVKLIVDLIYEGGIANMDYSISNTAEYGQYVTGPRILKYDETKARMKAVLDDIQQGKFVRDFMLENQVGQPTLKASRRANDEHLIEETGAKLRGMMPWISAGKMVDKEKN, encoded by the coding sequence ATGCGTGTATACTATGACCGCGACTGCGACGTTAACCTGATCAAAGACAAGAAAGTGGCCATTCTGGGCTACGGCTCCCAAGGTCACGCCCACGCGCTGAACCTGCGCGACAGCGGTGCAAAAAACCTCGTCGTTGCTCTGCGCGAAGGCTCCCCCTCCGCCAAGAAAGCCGAAGGCGAAGGCCTGCAGGTCATGGGTATCGCCGAAGCGGCAGCTTGGTGTGACGTGATCATGTTCACCATGCCCGACGAACTGCAGGCAGAGACCTACAAGAAATACGTCCACGACAACATCAAGCCGGGTGCGGCCATCGCATTCGCCCACGGCCTGAACGTCCACTTCGGCCTGATTGAGCCGAAAGAAGGCGTCGACGTCATCATGATGGCCCCCAAAGGCCCCGGCCACACCGTGCGTGGCGAATACACCAAAGGCGGCGGCGTGCCCTGCCTCGTGGCTGTTGACACCGACGCCACCGGCAAGGCGCTGGAAATCGGTCTGTCCTACTGCTCCGCCATCGGCGGTGGCCGCTCCGGCGTCATCGAAACCAATTTCCGTGAAGAATGCGAAACCGACCTCTTCGGTGAGCAGGCCGTTCTCTGCGGCGGCCTGGTTGAGCTGATCCGCTGCGGTTTCGAGACACTGGTCGAAGCCGGCTATGCCCCGGAAATGGCCTATTTCGAGTGCCTGCACGAAGTGAAGCTGATCGTTGACCTGATCTATGAAGGCGGCATCGCCAACATGGACTACTCGATCTCCAACACTGCCGAGTACGGCCAGTACGTCACCGGTCCGCGCATCCTGAAGTATGACGAAACCAAAGCCCGCATGAAAGCGGTTCTGGACGACATCCAGCAGGGTAAATTCGTGCGCGACTTCATGCTGGAAAACCAGGTTGGTCAGCCCACCCTGAAAGCCTCCCGCCGTGCCAATGACGAGCACCTGATCGAAGAGACCGGCGCCAAGCTGCGCGGCATGATGCCCTGGATCTCGGCCGGCAAGATGGTCGACAAAGAAAAGAACTAA
- a CDS encoding Lrp/AsnC family transcriptional regulator has translation MLDDLDRRILRHLQADPEQSLPDLGDRLGLTASRLSRRLEKLRENGILLGQRAVIDWRALGYEVEVSLRITLDKTNSRAFDEFIPAAREIPEVLEIQTFLGQVDVRLSVIARDMPHYQQIYRAAILTLPHITDIEALMHVARIKSDEALPI, from the coding sequence ATGCTTGATGACCTCGACCGACGCATACTTCGCCACCTGCAGGCGGACCCGGAACAATCGCTGCCCGATTTGGGGGACCGCCTCGGCCTTACGGCGTCGCGGCTGTCCCGGCGGCTGGAGAAGCTGCGCGAGAATGGGATCCTGCTGGGGCAGCGTGCAGTGATTGACTGGCGTGCCTTGGGCTATGAGGTCGAAGTCTCCCTGCGGATCACGCTGGACAAGACCAATTCACGGGCCTTTGACGAGTTTATCCCCGCCGCACGCGAGATTCCTGAGGTGCTGGAGATCCAGACCTTTTTGGGGCAGGTGGATGTGCGGCTTTCGGTGATTGCGCGGGACATGCCGCATTACCAGCAGATTTACCGCGCCGCGATCCTGACCCTGCCGCATATCACCGATATCGAGGCACTGATGCATGTGGCGCGGATCAAATCGGACGAGGCGCTGCCGATATGA